A window from Manis javanica isolate MJ-LG chromosome 10, MJ_LKY, whole genome shotgun sequence encodes these proteins:
- the LOC140844031 gene encoding endogenous retrovirus group FC1 Env polyprotein-like — protein sequence MTFSSFTALSLFSLIPIVFPAAPSSFVWRFKVKQTYTQHQTKVTALIATSDCPLKGCSEPLYLHFPPSTEVFIYSYLYSPYLCFLYDQRQAYCRRWPDTYGGCPYWSCTIHYMGDFQYPQYYSSNRFMKYPNGSFSLSISDPWDSRWAAGVTASVYYKGSSTPHGTLHISREYVPSRSQISQVASDIRHSEKVIIQTLDGASSSYSSYSWLQLIQDTTIFLNHTLNTANCFLCASLQRPLLAAVPLNISNYSFHAEGQPLRPLADIPLWEPEYPDNLTIHHCVGPTPPPSSALHCLSIYTPTSGSKTFTQPGHFFWCNGSLFNSLPLNSDTPCILVTLIPQLTLYSMAEFLELQPPLHSRTKRAAFLPIMVGISLITSAIGVGFSGGALGHSLWAVRDLDAKLEGALASTADSLASLQRQVTSLAKVTLQNRRALDLLTAEKGGTCVFLQEECCYYINESGIVETDITKLTDLASSLHSASNSNPFSSILTNPLLTWLWPIAGPIIVILLVCLFLPCIIKFIKSQVGKISNQAFNQLLLRNYQLLATEDPSPSRDLLTTC from the coding sequence atgactttttcctcctttactgctctctcgcttttttccctcattcctattgtcttccctgccgccccatcctcctttgtatggcgattcaaagtcaagcagacttacacacagcatcaaacaaaagttactgccctcattgccacatcagactgccctctgaaaggctgctctgagcctttgtacctccactttcctccctccactgaagtattcatttacagctacctttattctccctacctctgcttcctctatgaccaaagacaagcctattgcaggcgatggccagacacctacgggggatgcccctactggtcttgcaccattcactacatgggtgacttccagtacccacagtattactcctccaaccgtttcatgaaatatcccaacggctcattctccttatcaatctcagatccctgggactctcgatgggctgctggagtaacagcctcagtttactacaaggggtcctcaaccccccacggtacccttcatatctctcgagagtatgttccctctcgctcccagatctctcaagttgcatcagatatcagacattctgaaaaggtcattatccaaactcttgacggcgcctcttcatcttattcctcctactcttggttacagctcattcaagacaccaccatctttctcaaccacaccctcaacaccgccaattgtttcttgtgcgcatcactacagcgcccactgctggccgccgtgccccttaatatttccaactactccttccatgcagaaggacaacccctccgtcccctggcagacatacccctatgggagccagaatacccagataatctcaccatccaccactgtgtaggcccaactccacccccctccagtgcacttcactgcctctctatctacacccctacctccggctccaagacttttacacaaccgggacacttcttttggtgtaatggcagccttttcaactcactgcctctcaattccgatacaccctgcattctcgtcaccctaatcccacagcttacactttacagcatggcagaattccttgagctccaacctcccttgcactcgcgcacaaaaagggctgctttccttcccatcatggtcggtatctctttaatcacctcagccattggggtggggttttcaggaggagccttgggtcactctctatgggcagttagagatctcgacgccaaacttgagggagccctggcatccactgccgattccctagcctctctccaaagacaagtcacttcgctagctaaagtcacccttcaaaaccggcgggccctagatctgcttacagccgagaagggtggcacctgcgtcttcctccaggaagagtgctgctattacatcaacgaatccggcattgtagaaactgacatcaccaaactcactgaccttgcctccagcctccactctgcttccaattccaacccattctcgtcaatactaacaaaccccctcctcacctggctctggcccattgcaggccccataatagtcattcttcttgtctgtctcttcttaccctgtataataaagttcatcaaatcccaagtcgggaaaatctctaatcaagctttcaaccagcttttactcaggaactaccagcttctggccacggaagacccctcaccctcacgtgacctcctcaccacatgctga